The Ictalurus punctatus breed USDA103 unplaced genomic scaffold, Coco_2.0 Super-Scaffold_100, whole genome shotgun sequence genome has a window encoding:
- the LOC128629642 gene encoding histone H1 yields MAEVAPVPAAAPAKAPKKKAASRAKKAGPSVGELIVKAVSSSKERSGVSLAALKKALAAGGYDVEKNNSRVKIAVKGLVTKGTLVQTKGTGASGSFKLNKKQTEAKKPVKKAAPKAKKPAATKKPKKVAAKKPAAAAKKSPKKAKKPAAAAKKATKSPKKAKKPATPKKAAKSPKKAKAVKPKTTKPKAAKAKKAAPKKNHPPVLKAISVPGRASSRIYYH; encoded by the coding sequence ATGGCAGAAGTCGCACCCGTTCCCGCCGCCGCGCCGGCCAAAGCGCCCAAGAAGAAAGCAGCTTCGAGAGCAAAAAAAGCCGGCCCTAGCGTCGGCGAGCTGATCGTCAAAGCCGTTTCCTCGTCTAAGGAGAGGAGCGGCGTGTCTCTCGCTGCCCTGAAGAAAGCGCTGGCTGCCGGCGGATATGATGTGGAGAAGAACAACTCCCGCGTCAAGATCGCCGTTAAGGGTCTCGTGACTAAAGGCActctggtgcagaccaaagggaCCGGCGCGTCTGGCTCTTTCAAGCTGAACAAGAAGCAGACCGAAGCCAAGAAGCCCGTGAAGAAAGCCGCGCCCAAAGCGAAAAAGCCCGCCGCCACTAAGAAGCCCAAGAAGGTAGCGGCCAAGAAACCCGCCGCCGCGGCCAAGAAGTCTCCTAAGAAGGCGAAGAAGCCCGCTGCCGCCGCAAAGAAAGCCACCAAGAGCCCGAAGAAGGCGAAAAAGCCCGCGACCCCTAAAAAGGCAGCCAAGAGCCCCAAGAAAGCGAAAGCTGTCAAGCCCAAGACCACAAAGCCTAAAGCGGCAAAGGCGAAGAAGGCAGCACccaaaaagaa
- the LOC128629660 gene encoding histone H2A, with the protein MSGRGKTGGKARAKAKTRSSRAGLQFPVGRVHRLLRKGNYAERVGAGAPVYLAAVLEYLTAEILELAGNAARDNKKTRIIPRHLQLAVRNDEELNKLLGGVTIAQGGVLPNIQAVLLPKKTEKAVKTK; encoded by the coding sequence ATGagtggcagaggaaaaaccggcgGAAAAGCTAGAGCTAAGGCTAAGACTCGTTCATCCAgggctggacttcagttccccgtGGGACGTGTGCACAGGCTTCTACGTAAAGGCAACTATGCCGAGCGCGTCGGTGCCGGCGCTCCGGTCTACCTGGCCGCAGTGTTGGAGTATCTGACCGCTGAGATCCTGGAGTTGGCCGGTAACGCCGCCCGTGATAACAAGAAGACTCGTATCATTCCCCGCCACTTGCAGCTCGCCGTGCGTAACGACGAGGAGCTGAACAAACTGCTCGGCGGAGTGACCATAGCTCAGGGTGGTGTGCTGCCCAACATTCAGGCTGTGCTTCTGCCTAAAAAGACCGAGAAGGCCGTCAAGACTAAGTAA